From the genome of Sphingobacterium kitahiroshimense, one region includes:
- a CDS encoding response regulator transcription factor has protein sequence MRVLVVEDNQRVCSVLQKGLESQNYQVNIALDAESALKQIKLLDYDLLIIDIMLPRMSGIELSKRMKCTYPKIPIIMLTALGQIDEKIAGFDAGADDYMVKPFDLRELYARIAAVLKRNKEFGSWENNESLNYDSLTLNLRSKNVSRDHIDIKLTPKEFDLLVFFMRHQETLLSRDEIARNVWGKNFDTGTNYIDVYINYLRKKIDKDFITKLIHNKSGHGFILSNKE, from the coding sequence ATGAGGGTATTAGTTGTAGAAGACAATCAACGGGTGTGTTCGGTATTGCAAAAAGGATTAGAGAGTCAAAACTATCAGGTAAATATTGCGCTTGATGCTGAATCAGCTTTAAAACAAATAAAGTTGTTAGATTACGATCTTCTTATTATTGATATCATGCTTCCTCGTATGAGTGGTATAGAATTGAGCAAACGTATGAAATGCACTTATCCTAAAATCCCGATTATCATGTTGACAGCCCTAGGTCAAATCGATGAAAAAATTGCAGGATTTGATGCAGGTGCAGATGATTATATGGTAAAACCTTTTGATCTTCGCGAATTATATGCCCGTATTGCAGCTGTTTTAAAAAGAAATAAAGAGTTTGGCAGTTGGGAAAATAATGAATCTTTAAACTATGATTCTTTAACACTGAATTTGAGAAGTAAAAATGTGAGTCGCGATCACATCGATATTAAATTGACTCCAAAAGAATTTGACTTACTTGTATTTTTTATGCGGCATCAAGAAACTTTATTGAGCCGTGATGAGATTGCTAGAAATGTATGGGGAAAGAATTTTGATACCGGAACCAATTACATTGATGTTTATATCAATTATCTCAGGAAAAAAATTGATAAAGACTTTATTACTAAACTCATTCATAACAAATCGGGGCATGGTTTTATCTTATCAAATAAAGAATGA
- a CDS encoding sensor histidine kinase encodes MKIASRTSLVLTLFSAAILFLFAYSIYFFSEKNREEEFIDRLRYKITWRAEFIFDAKVSETQLRQIHEQNKKKINEAQITVFDNQFKELFVDVGEQHYDRALLEKIRNKNFMTWNQGDELFMGMHYPFQGKQYYLIGHAYDQTGYAHMQRLKQLLISIYFVAIIFIFITSFFFAQYILKPIKHIINEIRDVSEHNLSKRVYYRKAKDELSELIDTFNGTFNRLEKSFNNQRHFVSIISHEFRTPLSAMIAELELAKELNTTLADYQHSIDTALLDAKEATILSSSLLDFARANYDSSEVSFSSLRLDEILVESKFMVQDKDKDYRVSISFNYDLLHNAEDQDEILVMGNAYLLKVAFANLIENACKYSSDKHCLVDIIYHEGIAIVQVCDKGRGISSEDLPHIFELFYQSASSPGQHGHGIGLSIVQRIIDMHKGQLQVQSELGQGSTFTVQFNRIS; translated from the coding sequence ATGAAAATAGCTTCTCGTACTTCCTTAGTATTAACGTTATTCTCTGCGGCGATACTATTTCTTTTCGCCTACAGTATCTATTTCTTTTCTGAAAAAAATAGAGAGGAAGAATTTATAGACCGCTTGCGGTATAAAATTACCTGGCGTGCTGAATTTATTTTTGATGCCAAAGTCAGTGAAACGCAACTGCGTCAGATTCATGAACAAAATAAAAAAAAGATTAATGAAGCGCAGATAACAGTTTTTGATAATCAATTTAAAGAACTCTTTGTTGATGTTGGCGAACAACATTATGATCGTGCCTTATTAGAAAAGATTCGGAATAAAAATTTTATGACCTGGAATCAGGGCGATGAGCTCTTTATGGGCATGCATTATCCTTTTCAAGGTAAACAATACTATCTGATTGGACATGCATACGACCAGACAGGTTATGCCCATATGCAACGTTTGAAGCAGCTCCTCATCAGTATTTATTTTGTTGCCATTATTTTTATATTTATAACCTCTTTTTTCTTTGCCCAGTACATTTTAAAACCCATCAAACATATCATTAATGAAATACGGGATGTCTCCGAACATAATCTTAGTAAAAGGGTATATTATCGGAAAGCAAAGGATGAGCTCTCTGAATTAATTGATACCTTTAATGGAACATTCAATCGATTAGAAAAGTCATTTAACAACCAAAGGCATTTTGTTTCCATTATATCCCATGAGTTTCGTACTCCCTTGTCAGCTATGATTGCAGAACTCGAACTCGCAAAAGAGCTAAATACAACCTTAGCAGATTACCAGCATTCTATTGATACCGCTTTATTAGATGCTAAGGAAGCAACAATATTATCCAGTTCCTTATTGGACTTTGCCCGTGCCAATTATGATAGTTCAGAAGTTAGCTTTAGTTCTTTGAGACTGGATGAAATTCTTGTAGAATCAAAATTTATGGTCCAGGATAAAGATAAAGATTACCGTGTTAGCATATCTTTTAATTATGACCTGTTGCATAATGCAGAGGATCAAGATGAAATTTTGGTCATGGGAAATGCCTATTTACTTAAAGTAGCTTTTGCTAATTTAATCGAAAATGCCTGTAAATACAGTTCAGATAAACATTGTCTAGTAGATATTATATACCATGAAGGGATAGCTATTGTACAGGTTTGTGATAAGGGGAGAGGCATTTCGTCAGAAGACTTACCACATATTTTCGAACTTTTTTACCAATCTGCATCTTCGCCAGGTCAGCATGGACATGGTATTGGACTTTCTATTGTTCAGCGAATTATTGATATGCATAAAGGTCAATTACAGGTGCAATCCGAACTTGGTCAAGGCTCTACATTTACGGTACAATTTAATAGAATTTCTTAA
- a CDS encoding GNAT family N-acetyltransferase, whose translation MQKADIPEVLRLMEAIVVFEGDTDFSLTENDLLKRGFGDRPEFGAIVAQGEKNQLIGIAVHYNIPFMHNHKPSLMLKWLYVDTNHRGKSVGRKLLRGLAQYAMKHGYKKFNWFVLGSNVDAQKFYQSIGANPDNKWIRWTITPDNMVQLFKE comes from the coding sequence ATGCAAAAGGCGGACATCCCCGAAGTATTAAGATTAATGGAGGCAATAGTTGTTTTTGAGGGGGACACCGATTTTAGTCTTACGGAAAATGACCTGTTGAAACGTGGTTTTGGTGATAGACCCGAGTTTGGGGCAATCGTTGCACAAGGAGAGAAGAACCAGCTCATAGGCATAGCAGTTCACTATAACATTCCTTTTATGCATAACCACAAACCTTCATTGATGCTCAAATGGCTGTACGTTGATACCAATCACAGAGGAAAAAGTGTAGGTCGAAAATTGCTTAGGGGTCTTGCACAATATGCCATGAAACATGGATATAAAAAATTCAACTGGTTTGTACTCGGAAGTAATGTTGATGCCCAAAAATTCTATCAAAGCATTGGAGCAAACCCTGACAATAAATGGATTCGCTGGACAATTACACCGGACAATATGGTGCAACTGTTCAAAGAATAA
- the bla gene encoding class A beta-lactamase, subclass A2, whose protein sequence is MKYILVVLLFIPQLMLGQQKKFIQQLQERIKHIIDTTGGNIGVGVQGMDFKSGFIINGNHEYPMMSVFKFPLAFAILDKVDKGELKLSDKFHMPKASLDTNTWSPMVKDFPNQDLDVTLADLLTYAVSKSDNNACDFLYTKVAGGPVAVNQYLHHAGVKDISIVYTEGEMEKDWALQYKNWCKPAGAIKLLQLLYNQQLLSKTSNDFLIQIMRELPDWGKRITVLLPPTAELIHKTGASGVNKEGIMAAFNDIGIITLPNGQHLAIAVFVSDFKAPQQRGINVIAAISKEIWDYYASNP, encoded by the coding sequence ATGAAGTACATTTTAGTTGTACTATTGTTTATTCCACAGCTGATGCTCGGTCAACAAAAGAAGTTTATTCAGCAACTTCAAGAAAGGATAAAACACATTATAGATACTACTGGAGGAAATATCGGAGTAGGGGTACAGGGAATGGATTTTAAAAGTGGTTTCATCATAAACGGGAACCATGAGTATCCAATGATGAGTGTTTTCAAGTTTCCGCTTGCTTTTGCTATTCTAGATAAGGTAGATAAGGGCGAACTGAAACTCAGTGATAAATTTCATATGCCGAAAGCATCTTTGGATACCAACACATGGAGTCCGATGGTAAAAGATTTCCCTAATCAGGATCTTGATGTCACTTTAGCTGATCTGTTAACTTATGCCGTTTCAAAGAGTGATAACAATGCCTGTGATTTTCTATATACAAAAGTCGCTGGTGGCCCAGTTGCGGTAAATCAATATCTCCATCATGCAGGTGTAAAAGATATCTCGATCGTCTATACCGAAGGAGAGATGGAAAAAGATTGGGCGTTACAATATAAAAATTGGTGCAAACCTGCAGGAGCGATTAAATTGCTGCAGCTCTTATATAACCAGCAATTACTCTCAAAAACGAGCAACGATTTTCTTATCCAGATAATGAGAGAATTGCCTGATTGGGGCAAAAGAATTACAGTTCTTCTACCACCAACAGCTGAATTAATTCATAAAACGGGTGCGTCAGGAGTTAACAAAGAGGGGATAATGGCTGCATTTAATGACATCGGTATTATCACATTACCCAATGGTCAACATCTCGCAATAGCAGTATTTGTCTCTGATTTTAAGGCGCCCCAACAAAGAGGCATAAATGTAATTGCAGCAATTTCGAAGGAGATCTGGGATTACTATGCATCAAATCCATAA
- a CDS encoding LysR family transcriptional regulator, with protein sequence MELRQLKYFLKAQELLSFTEAAKRLNISQSTLSQQIKQLEMELDVSLFNRIGKQITLTEPGRLFTEYAEQSVRKAEDGKLMLQDLKKIKFGTITIGVAYGLKDFFVETLIDFAEKFPQIRIKVIYEPSHSLYEKLQKAQVDFVLALHETEIAPYFTYKNLFSCPMVLAALAGTEVSYKTNITLEEICKLPLVIATMGYDMTHTVHKAFSAKGLSPKFTIEVNDIPTAIRLVNSGNWYSIFIKPSILGTKLASIAIQDEGLMRYAKIISLKGTYETESVKEFKKMLTLSAVVQQIV encoded by the coding sequence ATGGAACTTAGACAACTTAAATATTTTCTTAAAGCACAAGAATTACTGAGTTTTACTGAAGCTGCAAAACGCTTAAATATCAGCCAGAGTACATTATCACAGCAAATCAAACAACTGGAGATGGAATTGGATGTATCTCTTTTTAACCGTATTGGCAAGCAAATAACGCTAACAGAACCTGGTAGATTATTTACTGAATATGCCGAACAGAGTGTCAGAAAAGCTGAAGATGGAAAATTGATGCTCCAAGATTTAAAAAAGATAAAGTTTGGCACGATAACCATAGGTGTTGCTTATGGTCTTAAGGATTTCTTTGTCGAAACTTTAATAGATTTTGCAGAAAAATTTCCTCAAATAAGAATTAAAGTTATCTATGAGCCTTCCCACAGTCTGTATGAGAAGCTTCAAAAAGCTCAGGTAGATTTTGTTTTGGCTCTTCATGAAACCGAAATAGCCCCCTATTTTACTTATAAAAATTTATTCAGCTGTCCAATGGTACTGGCAGCATTAGCGGGTACGGAAGTATCCTATAAAACTAATATTACCCTCGAAGAGATTTGCAAACTTCCTTTGGTTATTGCAACAATGGGATATGATATGACTCATACCGTTCACAAGGCTTTTTCAGCAAAAGGTTTAAGTCCAAAATTTACGATTGAAGTCAATGATATACCCACAGCTATTAGACTCGTCAACTCAGGAAATTGGTACAGTATCTTCATTAAACCAAGTATTTTGGGGACTAAGTTGGCTTCTATTGCCATTCAGGATGAAGGTTTGATGAGATATGCAAAGATCATTTCATTAAAAGGTACTTATGAAACGGAATCTGTCAAAGAATTTAAAAAAATGTTAACGTTATCAGCAGTCGTTCAGCAAATTGTTTAA
- a CDS encoding serine hydrolase domain-containing protein translates to MNRNQFVFIFMAICMLTMLSSCKFGRFIWYNFADIDDYKIFPTRELQASTKPFTFYTASKESVPSNRIYEEVELSFDNFLDQTKSVAFLVIRNDSILYERYFDDYDTASIVPSFSMAKSVTSMLIGCAIDDGLISSVQDPVSKYVPEMAKNGFDKVTIEHLLQMTSGLKFNEGYYNPFGEVATFYYGLGLRKSTENLKLEAEPGTRFAYASGNTQILGLVLDHALAGKSITDYLQEKIWQPVGMEYAASWSIDQKKDGIEKTFCCLNARARDFAKLGRLYLHQGNWEGKQLVPADWVKESTRVDSTGGSSKNYQYQWWLPTQNGDFMARGILGQYIYVNPQKNLVIVRLGHKVGTNWSEEFVRLSDEY, encoded by the coding sequence ATGAACAGAAATCAATTTGTATTCATTTTTATGGCAATTTGTATGCTGACCATGTTGTCAAGTTGTAAATTTGGTCGTTTCATATGGTATAATTTTGCAGACATTGATGATTACAAAATTTTTCCCACCCGGGAGCTACAAGCTTCTACAAAGCCTTTTACTTTCTATACTGCAAGTAAGGAATCGGTTCCGAGCAATAGAATATATGAAGAGGTAGAGCTTTCGTTTGATAATTTTTTAGATCAGACAAAATCTGTCGCTTTTTTGGTTATCCGCAATGATAGTATTCTTTATGAACGTTATTTTGATGACTATGATACCGCTTCAATTGTGCCTTCGTTTTCTATGGCTAAGTCCGTTACTTCGATGCTCATCGGTTGTGCCATTGACGACGGGCTTATCAGTTCTGTTCAAGATCCGGTAAGTAAATATGTCCCTGAAATGGCAAAAAATGGATTTGATAAGGTGACGATAGAGCATTTGTTACAAATGACTTCAGGTCTTAAATTTAATGAAGGTTACTACAATCCTTTTGGAGAAGTCGCCACATTTTATTATGGCCTTGGTTTGCGCAAGAGTACCGAGAATCTAAAGCTGGAAGCAGAGCCCGGAACCCGCTTTGCCTATGCGAGTGGTAATACCCAGATTTTAGGGTTGGTGCTGGACCATGCATTAGCAGGAAAATCAATTACTGATTATCTGCAAGAAAAGATATGGCAACCAGTAGGGATGGAGTATGCTGCCTCCTGGAGTATCGATCAAAAGAAAGACGGTATAGAGAAAACCTTTTGTTGCCTGAATGCGCGGGCACGTGATTTTGCAAAATTGGGACGGTTGTACCTTCATCAGGGGAATTGGGAAGGAAAGCAGTTGGTTCCCGCAGATTGGGTGAAGGAATCTACACGAGTTGACAGTACCGGTGGAAGCTCTAAAAACTATCAGTACCAATGGTGGTTGCCTACACAGAATGGCGATTTTATGGCGCGGGGTATCCTTGGACAATATATTTATGTGAATCCACAAAAAAACTTGGTTATCGTTAGACTGGGACACAAAGTAGGCACCAATTGGAGTGAAGAGTTTGTACGCCTATCTGATGAATATTAA
- a CDS encoding Dabb family protein has protein sequence MKRKNFIQTLGTVGVLGVTSSTLLAADHKKKKPVFFHYLLFWLKPELSVTQVEEFKEFFEGLKKLPYVKNVRYGKPAASSPRTVLDNSFTYNAAMEFDSLEELEAYGKLPQHLALVAKYKPYFDRMMVHDTVFENL, from the coding sequence ATGAAAAGGAAAAATTTCATACAAACATTAGGAACAGTTGGCGTCTTAGGCGTTACAAGTTCTACCTTATTAGCTGCTGATCATAAAAAAAAGAAACCTGTGTTTTTTCATTATTTACTTTTTTGGTTAAAACCTGAGCTTTCAGTAACGCAAGTTGAAGAATTTAAAGAATTTTTTGAAGGACTTAAAAAATTGCCATATGTCAAAAATGTGCGTTACGGCAAACCAGCTGCTTCAAGTCCACGTACGGTTTTAGATAATAGCTTTACCTATAATGCAGCTATGGAATTTGATAGTCTCGAGGAGCTGGAAGCGTACGGCAAATTACCACAACATCTTGCTTTGGTGGCTAAGTACAAGCCCTATTTTGACCGTATGATGGTTCATGACACTGTATTTGAAAATTTGTAA
- a CDS encoding DUF4397 domain-containing protein, whose amino-acid sequence MKKYLRLLSLITVVTAGIFVTSCSKDKDDHQPVPAALFTMVNGYSGAKAVLYYADRNILQNPNFPLLYKSQSKVALYPGSRKITVTAGEGNLIDSTIVVKDSTIYSSFLYGSKLKPVQAITTDRVNKEIKKTESGLRFFNFSEGSDQVTLHIGDQAAPAAWTDRAKETQQSVTANEGFIAQKSGTFTVVAKNKAGKTLATREQIKLAENHYYSFILVGDPAQDSQSVYLGLVEQHAN is encoded by the coding sequence ATGAAAAAATACTTAAGATTACTAAGTTTAATAACTGTTGTTACTGCAGGAATTTTTGTGACCAGTTGCAGCAAAGATAAGGACGATCATCAACCTGTACCAGCAGCTTTATTTACGATGGTAAATGGATATAGTGGAGCAAAGGCTGTACTGTATTATGCAGACCGAAATATCCTTCAAAATCCTAATTTTCCGCTGTTATATAAATCGCAGAGTAAAGTAGCCCTATATCCGGGATCACGCAAAATAACCGTTACTGCTGGAGAAGGTAATTTGATCGATAGTACGATTGTGGTTAAAGACAGTACCATTTATAGTTCTTTTCTTTACGGAAGTAAATTAAAGCCAGTACAGGCAATTACGACAGACCGCGTCAACAAAGAGATCAAAAAAACAGAATCTGGATTACGCTTTTTTAATTTCTCTGAAGGTAGTGATCAAGTAACGCTTCACATCGGAGATCAAGCAGCGCCTGCAGCATGGACCGACCGTGCTAAAGAAACACAGCAATCTGTGACTGCAAATGAAGGTTTTATCGCACAAAAAAGTGGCACTTTCACAGTAGTTGCTAAAAATAAAGCAGGTAAGACGCTCGCAACACGTGAGCAAATTAAATTAGCTGAAAATCACTATTATTCTTTTATTCTGGTCGGTGATCCAGCTCAGGACAGTCAATCCGTATATTTAGGGTTAGTAGAGCAACATGCAAATTAG
- a CDS encoding GNAT family N-acetyltransferase, whose translation MLTYQIEDTVGAEEFKEVLINSTLGERRPVDEPERIAGMLKYANLIATARDSGKLIGVARSLTDFVYCTYLSDLAVDENYQKMGIGKELIRLTKEHSPKAKLILLAAPKAVGYYPKIGMTQWEQCYVLDNVEDLK comes from the coding sequence ATGCTAACATACCAAATTGAAGATACAGTCGGAGCAGAGGAATTTAAAGAAGTATTAATAAATTCCACACTAGGAGAGAGACGACCAGTCGATGAGCCTGAGAGAATAGCAGGAATGCTTAAGTATGCAAATCTTATTGCCACCGCAAGAGATTCTGGAAAATTGATAGGTGTAGCAAGGTCTTTGACTGATTTTGTTTACTGCACCTATCTCTCAGACTTAGCAGTCGATGAGAACTATCAAAAGATGGGAATCGGAAAAGAATTAATACGTCTTACAAAAGAACATAGCCCAAAAGCAAAACTTATTTTATTAGCAGCACCAAAGGCTGTGGGTTATTATCCTAAAATTGGTATGACCCAATGGGAACAATGCTACGTATTGGATAATGTTGAGGATTTAAAATAA
- a CDS encoding nitroreductase family protein: MMSFLDLAKRRYATKKYYPAKKVSAEQIEELKEIIRLSPSSINSQPWKFTFVTNEVVKRELASKSYMNENSINDVGLLVVFSVMDDIEHFEQRNISILPELWRTAFYEPIVKSNGDIATKSWMENQVYLSLGYFLSACISMGLDATPMEGIDRSAYKGILAQDGFSPLFAVSVGYADKTDWAHPTILPKSRFELDEVVQSI, encoded by the coding sequence ATGATGAGTTTTTTAGACCTTGCGAAACGTAGATACGCAACCAAAAAGTATTATCCGGCGAAAAAAGTTTCGGCAGAGCAAATTGAGGAGCTGAAAGAGATAATACGGTTAAGTCCGTCTTCCATTAACAGCCAACCTTGGAAATTTACATTTGTTACAAACGAAGTCGTAAAAAGGGAACTGGCTTCCAAATCCTATATGAACGAAAATTCGATTAACGATGTTGGTCTTTTAGTTGTGTTCAGTGTAATGGACGATATTGAACATTTTGAGCAACGCAATATTTCCATTTTGCCTGAACTTTGGCGGACGGCTTTTTACGAACCAATTGTAAAGTCGAATGGTGATATAGCCACAAAATCATGGATGGAAAATCAGGTCTATCTTTCCTTGGGCTACTTTTTGAGTGCGTGTATCAGTATGGGATTGGATGCTACGCCGATGGAAGGTATTGACCGCAGTGCCTATAAAGGGATTTTAGCACAAGACGGTTTTTCTCCGCTATTCGCTGTTTCGGTAGGTTATGCCGATAAAACTGATTGGGCTCACCCGACTATTTTACCAAAATCACGTTTTGAATTGGACGAAGTGGTGCAATCCATCTAA
- a CDS encoding antibiotic biosynthesis monooxygenase family protein codes for MIAVIFEVVPKEGKKEEYLNIAKALRPELDNIPGFISIERFQSLVDPKKILSLSFWENEESVREWRNLTNHRNAQQAGRSSVFDDYRLRVAAVIRDYGMTPRDEAPADNIF; via the coding sequence ATGATAGCAGTAATATTTGAGGTAGTTCCCAAAGAGGGAAAAAAAGAAGAGTACCTGAACATAGCAAAGGCATTAAGACCAGAGTTGGACAATATTCCGGGATTTATCTCCATAGAGCGGTTTCAAAGTCTTGTTGACCCCAAAAAAATTCTTTCACTTTCGTTTTGGGAAAATGAAGAAAGTGTGAGAGAATGGCGTAACCTTACGAATCATAGAAACGCACAGCAGGCAGGCAGAAGTTCGGTTTTCGACGACTACAGGTTACGTGTAGCAGCAGTAATTAGGGATTATGGTATGACTCCACGAGACGAAGCTCCTGCAGATAATATTTTTTAA
- a CDS encoding MFS transporter, whose amino-acid sequence MKSASESIESEKLDFFKVLNLGIAQIVLWGGSYFLLSVLAKDIIAEMSWSYQQVYGCLSLALLVSGLLLPLVGRTLQHTDRHDVLLFSGLVMAIGLVIIGSSSNFLMFAAGWVIIGTAMAMGLYDALFAAIGKRYSFNVAKSIVWITLVSSLAPSVSWIFTSYILDIFGWRNTCYTYAILLIITIFPIHLYVFKNKEGNKSILKDKTLESSVELLRSKLYYLLSANFTLGAVITTTVIIHLIEILLHGKTEMSMVLIVIAFLGPSQAMARVIELIIGKRTAIEMSFISTTIIFLGMILIFVSPILAIPGVIVFGIGNGMRSVLRGTLPLSIYGRDNYALILGRLARMPLLAQATAPFLGGYLIQQFGMVIFLCVISFMAIVNICLIALIKQTIEQYKLISIHE is encoded by the coding sequence ATGAAATCAGCATCTGAGTCTATAGAAAGTGAAAAGTTGGACTTTTTTAAAGTTCTGAATTTGGGTATAGCGCAAATCGTACTTTGGGGAGGTTCGTATTTTTTACTGTCTGTCTTAGCAAAGGACATTATAGCCGAAATGAGCTGGTCTTATCAGCAAGTTTATGGTTGCCTTTCACTTGCCCTATTGGTTTCAGGATTGCTGTTACCTTTAGTGGGTAGGACTTTACAGCATACTGATCGTCATGATGTATTACTTTTTTCGGGATTAGTGATGGCGATAGGTTTGGTCATCATCGGCAGTTCAAGTAATTTTCTGATGTTTGCTGCAGGTTGGGTGATTATCGGTACAGCAATGGCAATGGGTCTATATGATGCATTGTTTGCTGCAATTGGTAAAAGATACAGTTTTAACGTAGCAAAGTCAATTGTTTGGATCACTCTGGTATCTAGTTTAGCACCTTCTGTTTCTTGGATATTTACCAGCTATATTTTGGATATTTTTGGATGGAGAAATACCTGCTATACATATGCCATATTGTTGATCATTACTATATTCCCGATTCATCTGTATGTTTTCAAAAATAAAGAAGGAAACAAAAGCATACTAAAGGATAAGACCTTGGAATCCTCAGTCGAGCTCTTACGTTCTAAATTGTATTATTTATTATCAGCAAATTTTACTCTTGGTGCGGTCATAACCACCACCGTTATCATACATTTAATCGAAATATTATTACACGGCAAGACCGAGATGTCAATGGTGTTAATCGTAATTGCTTTTTTAGGACCAAGCCAAGCTATGGCACGAGTTATTGAGTTGATCATTGGAAAAAGGACCGCTATTGAAATGTCTTTCATTTCTACTACAATCATTTTTTTGGGTATGATATTGATTTTTGTATCCCCAATACTTGCAATACCAGGAGTAATAGTATTTGGTATAGGAAACGGGATGCGTTCAGTTTTGAGAGGAACATTGCCATTATCTATTTATGGTAGGGATAATTACGCCTTGATTCTTGGAAGACTTGCAAGGATGCCGTTACTAGCACAAGCAACAGCTCCTTTTCTTGGAGGATATCTTATTCAACAATTTGGTATGGTAATTTTCTTATGTGTAATCAGTTTTATGGCAATCGTAAATATTTGTTTAATTGCACTAATTAAACAAACAATAGAACAGTATAAATTAATTTCAATCCATGAATAA
- a CDS encoding winged helix-turn-helix transcriptional regulator: MKYIGGKWKATILIHLIEKKRYSELRKACYVITERTLSLQLKEMEADGLITRTVYTSKPPLKVEYELTDFGKTLIPLLHSIAEWGNEAAKTNKKITMVEYK; this comes from the coding sequence ATGAAGTATATAGGTGGAAAATGGAAAGCAACAATACTCATTCATTTAATCGAAAAAAAACGATACAGCGAACTGAGAAAAGCTTGTTATGTTATAACCGAAAGAACGTTGAGTCTGCAATTAAAAGAAATGGAAGCCGACGGATTGATTACCCGAACCGTTTATACTAGCAAGCCACCTTTAAAAGTGGAATACGAGCTGACTGATTTTGGTAAAACACTTATTCCCTTACTTCACTCTATAGCTGAGTGGGGAAATGAAGCGGCAAAAACGAATAAGAAAATAACCATGGTAGAATATAAGTAG
- a CDS encoding GNAT family N-acetyltransferase, translating to MQITLVKYVAADFDYFKRLVSDLETMRYITGIEWEEIEARLQFDAMLEINAVEESLGFFKVVNQKNEFIGNCSLECYKYDAAILEIGYVLKREFWRMGYGSAILQRLVHKANNSFPGMDVIAIIDPENQASRKLLEKNGFVCYFKGVEDSKFAEKFILKNFHTY from the coding sequence ATGCAGATAACCTTAGTCAAATATGTAGCAGCAGATTTTGATTATTTCAAAAGACTGGTCAGTGATTTGGAGACAATGAGATACATAACTGGAATCGAGTGGGAGGAAATCGAGGCTAGATTACAGTTTGACGCAATGCTTGAAATCAATGCTGTAGAGGAAAGTTTAGGATTTTTTAAGGTAGTTAATCAGAAAAACGAATTTATAGGAAATTGTTCATTGGAATGCTATAAATACGATGCTGCAATTCTTGAAATAGGATATGTTCTTAAGAGAGAATTTTGGCGAATGGGTTATGGATCAGCAATTCTACAACGGCTCGTCCATAAAGCTAATAATTCATTCCCAGGCATGGATGTGATTGCCATTATCGATCCAGAGAATCAGGCATCAAGAAAATTACTTGAGAAGAATGGTTTTGTTTGTTATTTTAAGGGGGTGGAAGACAGTAAGTTTGCTGAAAAGTTTATCCTTAAAAATTTTCACACATACTAA